The DNA window aaaatagagtgGAATTAttcataattcatccatccattttcaatactgctTGTCCAGGTAAGggtgcaactaacgattattttaattttaatgtcaATTATTCTTTTGATTAATTCATGAATCGGATATTTTTGAATTCCCATCCCTTTGTTcgaaaacaggacattatttacAATTAACTGAATAATCCTGTTTTAGTCAATTTAGTGCAAGATGCTGCAGGGGTTcggtcacagggcacatatagaaaaacaactcACATTAACATCCATTCACAGTCTtcattttaatgtaatcataacTAACccaattatttacaaaatgtatttaaaaatgttacatgTACACATTTCAGTTTTATTGATAATAAATCcattaacaaattatttaatgacagaaatgaatataaaacaaataagtacattttaatgaaacaatttgacgggggggggggggggggaaatggcaAACGATAATGTAACAAATATGACAGCATTCTTGACAATGTAAACGTGAAGTAAGATCTGCTTTCTGGCAGGACTCCTGTTTGCCAGTGGTGGTGTTCGTTTGGGATGTGGAGAACAAGAATGACTTCGCGCTGGATGTCACCATCATGTTCACGATGGTCAATGGGTCCGGGCACAAGGACGACAAAGGTGGGGGCCACTGGAATGAACCATTTCATCTTGAAAAGGAGGGGGAGGCTGTGTCTGGAGTGTTGCTGCATCATTCCACAACAGTGAACCCTTACACTTTATGCATCGGAGCTCCAGAGCAGGTTTGATATTTATCTGAAGTGGATTTTTGCACTTGCAAAATCCAagttaagttttattttttttaatttatttttttattttttttaagccaaacAGGGAAGTCAGCCATCAGACTGCGTTCAGTCCAAAGGGAACTTGCTGTGGCCTGTGGAGTGACCTAATCGCTGATGGACGCCTGGACTCTCCCACGGGTCAGCGTCACAAATCGAGCGCAAGAGTAACACTCTTTTGGTGGAGAATCACCAACCCAAAGATGCGTCTTTTCCGTCCGCCCCTGCAGGCTCCAGCCCGCCGACGCCCAAAGGAGAGAAGGTGGCAGCGGCGCTGGCAGTTGGCTGCTCTGTGTCGCCTCAGAGCCGAAACACCCTGGAGTTCTGTCTGGCGTGGGACATGCCCAAAATCACCTTTGGGTCTCGAGAGAGGCAGCACCACAGGTATAGGAGACACTACTAACATACAATATGTCTCCTTGCTGCCGTTGTCAAATACAAGACATCTGATTTCACTTCCAGGCGGTACACTCGTTACTTCGGGAGCGAAGGGGACGCGTCGCCCTCGCTCAGTCACTACGCCCTGACGCGCTACAAAGTGTGGGAGAAGAAGATTGAGGAGTGGCAAGCCACCATTCTGCAGGACAGGTACGTCACATGACGTTGCCCCTCCACATCATTTGGCTGATTCACCTGTTTTGTAATCGAGAAAAATAgcaaatacatgtttttagccatgacagTACTTGTGGATTaatgcaaaatgaatgaaagtcTTCTTGCTTAAAGCTaacgcacaatgcaaaacgccatagacgagcAAATGAAACTAGCAAATGAAATGTcgcaatattttatatatttttttcatttctatttaattgtcttttctactgtagtgttatttttcttaataagatcatgttacatttttccccccccttgtGTTTTATGGGGGTTGGAACAGCTTCATGGCATTTCAATACGGAAAGAAGGTTTTAGATACCAGTTAAGGCCCcgttgtactcaagtaaagtacggATAGCTGAAAAATCTGTTTAATTACAGCAACAATGTCTTGCTGTATATAGCCCACCACTGCCAGTTTAAATGTCTGTAATATGGCGGCGCATTTGGCAAATTAAGCCAATAAACATTTGTAATATATTGTACCTGTAGTTCCCTCCCCTCCTGGTACAAGTCGGCTTTGTTCAACGAGCTGTACTTTGTGGCCGACGGGGGGACGGTATGGACGGAGCTGCAGGAGGACGCCGACGTCAGCGGCGGCGTGCGCAGCGAAGACGGCGGCCTGCCCGCTCAGCCGGCCATCATCAAAGAGTACGGCCGCTTCGCCTACCTCGAAGGTAAACGTAACGTAATGAATGCACTTTCATTCACTAAAGCCACTTCCGTGTGCGCTAAATGTGTCATGCGCTCGTTTTGTCTCTCAGGTCAAGAGTACAGAATGTACAACACGTACGACGTGCACTTCTATGCTTCTTTTGCACTTATCATGCTTTGGCCCAAACTTGCCTTGAGTGTGCAATATGACATTggtatgatttttcttttttcttttgtgtgtgggaGGTGGTGGGGGTAAAATTTGACTCAATTTCCCTAATTTGAATCTCCCCTCAGCTGGCAGTGTAGTTCAGCAGGATTTAACTGAGAGGTCGCATCTGATGAGCGGCAAGTGCGCTGCGGTCAAGACCAAAAATGTGGTGCCTCACGACATCGGAGATCCAGGTACACTGAAGGAGGGCTGTGCGATCACTTAAAGTAGTGTTTCGCAAACGTTCTGTACAGAgtaccaacattaaaatacactagCGTAGTAGGCCACCGTGAACACTGTGCTGAACTATAAAAACTGTGCTTAAATAATTAggcaattaaaatgcattgcacataaggtgaataaaaaatgtacacaaataaatgtttgaaaacaaacaggtctaaaagattaaaacttaagacaactgaactgtattctactggataaaaaaaaaaaaaaatcattttggtcAATTCACAAAAAATTTTGATTTctgcttttgcatttgaacccttcactttttgtgtatttttttgttgtgtgccgtgggatttttctaatgtaaaagaAAGGTTGGCCGTCACTTGcattgctgtcttttttttttgtagaagaaGAGCCGTGGCAAAGAGTGAACGCCTATCTCATTCACGACACCGCCTACTGGAAGGACTTGAACCTGAAGTTTGTCCTGCAGGTCTACAGGGACTATCACCTGACGCAGGACGGGCAGTATCTGCGGGACATGTGGCCCATCTGCCAGGTACAACTgaccttattttattttatttttatttttttaaaccactgtgAAGACTGCTGGCTGAGGGGCTGGTTAGTATTCCCTGTGCTTGGTCTGCTAGGCAGTGATGGAGTCGGAGCTGAAGTTTGACCTGGATGGAGACGGCCTGATCGAGAACTCTGGCTTCGCTGACCAGACTTATGACGGCTGGACAGTAACTGGACCAAGGTCAGAGGAGACTTCTTAAATGGTTAACTTGAAGTTTTAAGTGAATTTTAATAGTGTATTCCAGACCCTTTCGCTATAGGGTGAAAGAgagaccatatatatatattttaaaccgAACTTATGTGGAAACAATATTTTggcaagcataaaatgtttggaaaatggtgtacatattgtagtgtctgtgtgttagaTATGTACCTTTTAAGAGCCCGCCCCTGGTGTTTTCACTtgctcgcacagttctccaaataagatacacagcgtgcttgcttcaagctattGTCACTCCCAGGACAATTTATTGTCTaactgacataaaacaaaagagaatgaaaagttgtatatttaaacactatTGAAGCTACGCTACGCATCTAAATCCCTCTGAAGAAACCCTgttagtttaatgctaacacataatgcaaaatgccatagccGTGCTATAGGAAATTAGCATAGCTGTTATGGTAATAAGAAAcctcaaacaactgctactttcaCACACAAGGCATATATTATCTCTGGTCTGTGGGAACAATTAATAACTTAAAACAATCGCTGTAAACCGCAGATTTCGGCGACGTGGcaggaatttccaaaacagACGGATAGCGATGTTCCACAAGAAATCTGCGATACATAGTAGCGGGGGCACGGAGGATGAAGCGTGATTATAGGGGAACACTTTTATATTCTTTGGCTTGGTGTCCGCACTGGACAGCTGGGAGGAGGGATGAAGGGAAGGAAACCATGATAGGAAAAGCATGACTCCTGACAAAAACAGGAACTTGGGGATTTTCCAGCTTGGACTGAGACTCAAACTTAATTTGAGATTCGTTGTATGTCGCCTGCGTGGTTTGTTTGTACCCTCACTGTCCCATTCTACGTTGCAGTGCGTACTGTGGCGGGCTGTGGCTGGCGTCATTGTGCGTCATGTGCAAAATGGCCAGCCTGGTCGACAACGAGGAGGCGCAGCAGCACTACAGAGACATCTTAGACAGAGGCAGCGTCGCTTTTGATAAACTACTGTGGAACGGTAAAACCCAACATCCAGCGAACCCTCGCTATTCCCAGGGATTTAGGGAATAATCCCCGGTGGTCGCCTGCCCTAAAAGTATTTATAAGTGCCTGTAATAATactttaaaccctaaatataccccaaactGATCCCAACACACTGTTATAATGCCAAATTCATCTTACATTATCCTAAAATCTATTTATGTTTTGTATGGACATGTTTTTGTATTGGGCCAGCTGTTTACATCTCGATTAAGGCGACTTTTTTGTGACCAGCCCTTAAATGATGCGTGCACTTTGCCCATTACATTTAGGAAGGTATTACAACTACGACAGCAGTGGGAGAGACCTTTCGAACAGTGTCATGTCCGACCAGTGCGCCGGCCAATGGTTCCTGAGAGCGTCTGGCCTCGGAGAAGGAGACTTCCAGGTAACTAACTTTACGCGAGACATcaaatgagacttttttttttctttttcccatgattaaaacagttcccagatgTAATAAACTTTGTCAggccttgttgttgtttgaaatgGTGGAAAACAGTTGATCACTATATCGCCACGTTTGAGGACTTAGATGGTACTCAGTGTTTGCACATTTTGAGCAGTTAAATTCAAAAGTACAGTTGTGCCTGAAGATACGAGTaacccaatgttttttttttttttttttgcttttactcgAACAGACTTGAGATGCGAGCGCTGTGTGGTTACACGATGCAGCAGTTTGGCCAATAGTGAGcaattcctcaaaaaaaaacaaaaatggctttGTGCTGTTTAATGGCACTCcatgttgaagtttactgtctaatttaacataaaacaaagagaattacactttgtgtatttaaaacaagcagatAGCCTTTCAGCCTGCGAACttcgtgctaatgctaattgatGTCTGCTTAACCCTTTAATCAACacattgaacacaaatggtgccgcaacatgtagacagacaataaaacagtactcagtcatattctttatcctcttcgTAGAACGGCTAATATTTGTGCCGTACGGATGAGATGAGAGAGGAGTTTGAGATCTCAATGAAGTGGTAATATGAATCCCACATGActtctaggcaggacacacccCGCTGCAATCAGACAGGACTGCCGAGGACTCAAGTGGGATTCTAATGACGCCTCACTGCTGCCCctaggtggccaaggcaggcacatcAGAAGGAACCACGTTATGTTCTCAATACCACTGAAAGCCATTGGACCCAAATGGTATAATGAATAGTTTTCATGGGTTTCAATTTGCCAAAAGTGACCATGATAGAGCCAAAAAGTCAAATTGGATATAAGCATTATATCATTATTTATAGATTTGAAGAGCCGAAGTTGAAAAATGACAACATCAAAATGTCCAATTTAATGATGTCATGCGAGATCTTGCCATCCAGGTTTTTCCCAAAGAAAACATCCGGGCCGCACTCCAAACGGTTTTCGACTTGAATGTGATGAGCTTCGGCGGCGGTCAGATGGGCGCCGTCAACGGCATGCGGCCCGAGGGCGTGGCCGACCGCTCCAGCGTCCAGTCCGACGAGGTTTGGATCGGCGTAGTTTACGGACTGGCCGCCACCATGATCCACGAggtaaaaagtacaaatactgcaCTTAGTTGCTGTACTTTAGTTGAATTTTAGTTGAGGTTCAAGACTCCCTTGTTTGGTTTAGCGTTGAACTGATTTCCTAATTGACTTGATCTGATGTGTGTAGGAGATTTTAGCCAGGCTTGAATGTTTTCCTTTGTAAGACATGTTTTCCATCTTGCCGCCCAGAAATATGAAGCAGATGGGAGATTATTGTCACATGTTCTAAACAGCCAGGACTTATCTTGCGGCCTCCCTAaccagttttcttctcatcAACATGATCtcggttgtttttatttacttcccCTGTTGAAAACCTTTccgatattttttgtttttctccccccgccccccttcagGGTATGTTGTCTGAAGGCATGCGCACGGCAGAGGGCTGCTACCGCACGGTGTGGGAGAGGCTGGGCATGGCCTTCCAGACGCCCGAAGCTTACTGCGAGAAGGCCATCTACCGCTCTCTGGCGTACATGAGGCCGCTCAGCATCTGGGCCATGCAGCTGGCTCTTAACCGGTCGCGCGATGGTCGCCACACGGGGAGCGGAGAAGGTGCACGTCAATGAGCTCCGCCGAGGTCCCTTTGGAAATCCCAACTTTGATCCGTTAGGTTTGTCTGCAGCCTGCAGGTCATAGCGTTACTTGAATTCTGTTTTTCCTTCCATCTTTGCGATGCCGGGTGGTGTCAAATCGTAACCAGTGTGTTCCGACACCTTGTCAATTTTCACACGTCATTTATCTTTTTCTTATTACAGGTGCTTGTAAATTGAGCAGTTACCGAAACACGttctccattttttatttttttttgtaatacagaATTTGCGGCCTTATTGCACGTTAGCTTATATCAACGTAGCTGCAGTCCTAAATGTTTTCGTACACGCACACTTATGACAATCATCCTGAATAAATGACTGTCAAGGAGTATATATGCCTGTTTTGTGTTTGACACGTCTTTCATCACAAGCCATTAGTTTTTTCACGATTGTAATACGAGCATGCGTGCAGCAGAGGGCGACAAGCGCTCATATTCTCCTTAGCATTTCTATAACGTGCTCAAAATTTTCACACCATGTACCATGGCCAGCATTAACATATTGTTGTCGTGTAGCAGTCATCAAAAAtacagcagtggttttcactgAATTAAAAGTACAAATTTGCTACAAGATGGAGTCTATGTATCACACTTTGCGAATCACTGAcgtagtgtttcccaacctttattgagcctaGGCTCATATTTTACGCAAAGAATGTCACAAAAGCGGAAACACAGGTTAATcgtgtactttctgccatctagtggaaaaccttttaattgttttgcctgtcactatatgttgattgcatagatagatgaacaaagatatgttatttgtggtaaataaatcatttttggaccaattaagtgaaattggatcttTTTACTGCGGCACGTTTGATGAGCTTTCAGAGCACATTGGTGGTATTGGGATGATccaacaaaagcaaaatatgtTATCGGTGGGTTTGATCAAACATCAGCTCTCCTATTCATCCCAAACAAACCGCACACGAACATGCAGACACTTCATTTCCcctcttgtctttttttgaatGCCATTATGCCACATCCTGTCATTGTGAACATTTTGCATTGcatccacctttttttttcttcctttctttcaaTGAGTTTAGACATCTAAATGCAGAAAAATAGGTTTCAGCGAAGAAAAGAAGGCTGTAAGGACTCATGAATACAAAGTGGGTGTGAGGAAAGGAAGGAGGGTGGAATGGATGGAAGGGTAGAAAAGGAGGTTTAAGTCGAGCAAGTAAGGATGCATGAATCTAAAGTGGGTCTGCGGGAAGGAAGGCGGCCACAGGGAGGAAAAGATACCAAGAATAAATCTGCAGGTGTAACAAGCTTATTAATTCTTTTTTCAATGTATGCTTGCTTTTGGCCTACTCAGAATGGAGAGGGATGGGGACTGTGGCCGATGGGCTTCCCGGAAGGAGCCGAGGAAAGCCGaactcgctcgctctctctctccctccctccctccctccggTTGTGTCTCGGTGGTGGTGCAAGCAGCCATGTTGCCGCGAGCTTGTTCCGGTATGAGGGCTGGCTGCTGCGTTTAGACCGCATTCGGTCGCAGCTCGTCGCCTGGCTACCCCCGACTCGTCCCTGGAATCGACAGTCCCATCGATGATGGATCGTACAACCTGATTTCAAAATCCAGGCAGTCGGCCAAGCTGCTGGTGGaccatcgtcatcatcgtcgGGGACTGGGGCTTGGTAGATATCGGCCACACCGCAGTGCAGTGCGGTACTGGTGAACGACTTTATTATTCCTATGAACGCGAGAGACGCCAGGGCGCCGCTGGCTTTGGTGGATTTTTGGACTTTGGTGGCTCGCTTGTGTGGCACCGGGgtcttttcctcctcctcctcctcctcctccgccgccgcctgTGGCCGCTGGAGCGCTAGCGGCTAAGCGAACTAGCCTAGTTAGCTCCGCCTTGAAGGCAAGTCGGGCTAGCTCGATGGGCTAAAAAACCaaccccaaaacaacaaaaaaacatccgaACAAATAATTCTCAACTGGGCCATGTTATGGTTTTCCACAGTGGCGCTTTTATTCGTCGGATACCCCACCCTGGATATCTCGCCGGGGACGATTGTTTCGTGTGAGTTGGCAAGGTCGGGACAGGGACCTCGCTGGGAATAACTTCGGCCTGAAAGTTTGTTTTCCCcgacctgctttttttttctccccccacacCAAGGAAGGAACTGtctgaaaaaaacccacagcaaataaaaacacaagccCTGATGACAATCTTAGTTTTGAGGATTGTCGTCTATTCGCTCGGCGTTGTACTGGCTTTAGCATGCTAGTCACCTAGTTGAAACTTGTCTTGTTAATGCAGCCCCATTAGCCATTTTTGTTCTTCCTTCGTCGCCACCGACTTTTTGAAATGGTAAAAATCAACCCGAAGTCTCCATTGTgacattctttatttttattgttgacaAACATGGGACGTGCGGTTGACAAGCTAGCGGGCTAAGTGTGCTAGCCGCCGATGTGGGATCCAACTTGTTGATTCACGGGCTATTTGACGTGCTGCTAGCACCGGGGCTCTTtttctaatttttattttggggcgAGATTTGTACCCACATCGAGCTTAAATGTACAAAAGCCACTGaatatagtttttttgggggggaggtgggggtcACTGCTCCTCTGAGCCTTTTTTGCAACAAACAACCCTCGTCAAGTCAATCCAAAATGTCAACAAGGACCCCACTGGTGCAAGTCATTGAAAATTCCTCTGGGCAGGTAAGATCACATCaacttttgtacaaaatattgATATAGTCAAACATCCCAAGTGCACACAATTTCACTTAAATTGGTACTGATCTTTCATTTCTAGGAAAGTGACTCATCAATACTTTGTCATTTTTGGAATATGCAACATCAATTGGTTTGAATTCTTTTTAGGAATTGAAGGAGCCAGACTGTAACAGTTTGACCAGTCTGGTGGCATTTGTTATTTGAAAGTCACTTTAAATGCAGCTGGAGGTTTCATTTGCACAGTGCTAGTTTTCTTTCAAACTGCTTGGATATCCAATTGAGTTTTGACGTCGTGCCAAAAGTATATCGGAAGGGAAAGCGTCcgtagccagaggctgagctgcactgtttgtgtttatgGTGTAGCCATGTGTGAAGGTGTCAAAATTAAACCATTAGcctaatcaacaactaatcgatcATCAAATTAACGGACAGCTATTCTGACCAACGAATAATTTGGAGATTGTATCCAAATcatctgatttcagcctctcaaatatAAATATTCTCTCTTTTCTATAGTCCTTCATGAAGAAgaatagaagaagaatcatcttttattgtcatgaacatgcatgcgtgcgcacgaaatttgttctctgcatttaacccatcacagcgaacacatacacatgttagtggaacacactggagcagggggcagctgaagcacccggggagcatttcggggtatcggtgtcttgctcaaggacaccacagtcgtgagtccgggggatgttggcggatggtccagtcggggttttgaacctatgtcccccacggtggcaggcgatgatcttaaccattgggccacggctgcccttcATGAATCTTCATGAAAGCagattacttttattttgtgtttaatcagaatgagacatttgcaatttacatctgctttttctttggaaaacaatgatcaacatttgttACAGACC is part of the Phyllopteryx taeniolatus isolate TA_2022b chromosome 23, UOR_Ptae_1.2, whole genome shotgun sequence genome and encodes:
- the gba2 gene encoding non-lysosomal glucosylceramidase isoform X2, with amino-acid sequence MTEDWGERSTAELMSRYLPKEMGHGVPTAGWRICLAHEFKEKRRPFQAKDVSLANIVEHTGLGIRYLKWWYKKTQVERKAPFIDMFRAQPLRQIYGAPLGGIGGGTITRGWRGEFCRWQLTPGMYHYKTVAADQFTVCLRRGGQTVYQQVLSVERPPTLQGWNWGYCGEYAFYHALYPRAWTVYHLPGQNVTLTCRQVSPVIPHDYQDSCLPVVVFVWDVENKNDFALDVTIMFTMVNGSGHKDDKGGGHWNEPFHLEKEGEAVSGVLLHHSTTVNPYTLCIGAPEQPNREVSHQTAFSPKGTCCGLWSDLIADGRLDSPTGSSPPTPKGEKVAAALAVGCSVSPQSRNTLEFCLAWDMPKITFGSRERQHHRRYTRYFGSEGDASPSLSHYALTRYKVWEKKIEEWQATILQDSSLPSWYKSALFNELYFVADGGTVWTELQEDADVSGGVRSEDGGLPAQPAIIKEYGRFAYLEGQEYRMYNTYDVHFYASFALIMLWPKLALSVQYDIAGSVVQQDLTERSHLMSGKCAAVKTKNVVPHDIGDPEEEPWQRVNAYLIHDTAYWKDLNLKFVLQVYRDYHLTQDGQYLRDMWPICQAVMESELKFDLDGDGLIENSGFADQTYDGWTVTGPSAYCGGLWLASLCVMCKMASLVDNEEAQQHYRDILDRGSVAFDKLLWNGITTTTAVGETFRTVSCPTSAPANGS
- the gba2 gene encoding non-lysosomal glucosylceramidase isoform X1 gives rise to the protein MTEDWGERSTAELMSRYLPKEMGHGVPTAGWRICLAHEFKEKRRPFQAKDVSLANIVEHTGLGIRYLKWWYKKTQVERKAPFIDMFRAQPLRQIYGAPLGGIGGGTITRGWRGEFCRWQLTPGMYHYKTVAADQFTVCLRRGGQTVYQQVLSVERPPTLQGWNWGYCGEYAFYHALYPRAWTVYHLPGQNVTLTCRQVSPVIPHDYQDSCLPVVVFVWDVENKNDFALDVTIMFTMVNGSGHKDDKGGGHWNEPFHLEKEGEAVSGVLLHHSTTVNPYTLCIGAPEQPNREVSHQTAFSPKGTCCGLWSDLIADGRLDSPTGSSPPTPKGEKVAAALAVGCSVSPQSRNTLEFCLAWDMPKITFGSRERQHHRRYTRYFGSEGDASPSLSHYALTRYKVWEKKIEEWQATILQDSSLPSWYKSALFNELYFVADGGTVWTELQEDADVSGGVRSEDGGLPAQPAIIKEYGRFAYLEGQEYRMYNTYDVHFYASFALIMLWPKLALSVQYDIAGSVVQQDLTERSHLMSGKCAAVKTKNVVPHDIGDPEEEPWQRVNAYLIHDTAYWKDLNLKFVLQVYRDYHLTQDGQYLRDMWPICQAVMESELKFDLDGDGLIENSGFADQTYDGWTVTGPSAYCGGLWLASLCVMCKMASLVDNEEAQQHYRDILDRGSVAFDKLLWNGRYYNYDSSGRDLSNSVMSDQCAGQWFLRASGLGEGDFQVFPKENIRAALQTVFDLNVMSFGGGQMGAVNGMRPEGVADRSSVQSDEVWIGVVYGLAATMIHEGMLSEGMRTAEGCYRTVWERLGMAFQTPEAYCEKAIYRSLAYMRPLSIWAMQLALNRSRDGRHTGSGEGARQ